Genomic DNA from Mycobacteroides chelonae CCUG 47445:
ATGCTTACTACGCCAATATGTTTCAACCGTCGTGTTGGGGCGCAGCGGGACATCGCCGTGTTCTGTGAAGTAGTAGCTGTTCGATAATGAGCAGCTGTCTTGCCAAAACACCTGGCGTCCGCGGCGCGAGATCATCTCGGCAAAGAACCGGTCGTTGGCTTCCTGGGTGATCTCGACGCGGGTGTGCCCGGCTGCCCGCGCGTGCTGTAGGCAGCGCAGGATATGGGTCGTTTGAGCTTCGATGAGGGTGAAGTAGGACGCGCCGTTGTACCCATAAGGCCCGAACATCGAGAAGTGGTTGGGGAAACCGGGGACACTCACCCCGTGATAGGCCTGGAATCGGTGCTCGTGCCACCACTGACAGAGCTTGACCCCGTCGCGCCCCCGGACGGTGTAGGTCGGCATCGAGCCTTCGTCAAACACCTTGAATCCCGTGGCCAAGATGAGCACGTCGAGGTCGTGGGCGATGCCGTCTGCAGTGTGCACGCCGTCGGCGCTGACATGGGTGATCGAGTTCGTTTCGAGATGGACATTCTCGCGATTGAACGTGGCGTAGTACTGGTTGTGGAAGCTTGGGCGCTTGCATCCCGGTGCGTACCGGGGGATCAATTTCTCCTGCACCACTGGGTCATTCACCTGGCTACGGATGTACTTGGTGGCCAGGCCCGCCAAGTGCCTACTCCCCGGGATCGATTTGTAGTAATGCCCCGCCACCGGGAAGGTGACTTCGACAAATGCCTGACTGACCATCCGGACGGCTGATTGACACCCCGGTAGGTAGCGCAGAATCCAACGACCCCACCGTGACAAACGAAAGTCCGGCTTCGGCAGACACCAGATCGGTGTGCGTTGGAAGACCGTCAGATGTGCGACATCGGACCCTATCGCGGGGATGATCTGTACCGCTGAGGCACCGGTCCCGATGATACCGACCTTCTTGCCGGACAACGTCTGGGAGTGATCCCAACGCGCGGTGTGCATCGTGATGCCGGCGAAGGTATCCACACCGTCGATGTCCGGCTTCTTCGGGGCGGTCAACACACCGGTTGCGTTGACAACGTAACGCGCGGTCAGCTCCCCGCCCCCATTGATCGAAAGCCGCCAGAGATTCGAGTCCTCGTCGTAGACAGCAGCGATAATCGTGGTGGAGAACCGGGTACTGCGACGCAGGTCGTACTTGTCCGCGCAATACCCTGCGTAGTCTTTGAGCTCTCCGCCCAGTGCATAACTGCGCGACCAGTCCGGCCGCTTCTCGAAAGAGAACTGATAGCTGAACGACGGAATATCCACGGCCACACCCGGGTAGGTGTTCCAGTACCACGTTCCGCCGACATCGGCGCCCGCTTCCACTATCAGGAAGTCACGAAACCCGGCCTGCCGCAGCTTGATCGCGAATCCAATGCCAGATAATCCCGCACCGACGATCACGACCTCATGATCAGGCGATGCCTGTGTGTCAGGGCCTGGGCGTTCGGTCGCAGGTTCCGACCGTGCCAAAACGTCTCGCTGCATTGCGCCTCCGTTGCGGGGTGAATGATTAACATCATCAACATTTTTCGTCGATTTGTCAATCAAATGATGATTTCCGCAGCTTAGACCGCCGCACGAGGCGCTAGCATGTGGGCATGGCACGCAAGAGCACGAAGGGGCGGACCGAGGCCGGCACGGCCGAACGCATTCTGGACGGCGCGTTACGTGCTGCAGAAGAGCACGGAATACGCCACCTGACGATGGACCTCATCGCCAAATACGCCGGCGTTGCGCGCGTGACGATCTACGGTCACTACCCCAACAAAGATGCAATCGTCGCGGCCATCGTGGAGCGCGAACTGTCCAGCATCCTGGCGATGCTGGAGCCGATGACCGAGACCGACACCGAGCCCATGGAGCGGTACGTTGAGATGTTCGTATTCGGATACGAGTGGTTGCGCGATCATGTGCTGCTACAGCGGCTCATTCGCACCGAACCGGAAACGATCCTGCCGTACGCGGCCTACGAAAGCCCCTTCTTGGCAGTTGGAAGACACCACATATCCGGTTGGATGGCAAAGGCATTCGCCGATGCAGGCGGCGAGCACGAGGTAGCCGATTTCGACGACGCAGCCGAACTCGCTGTGCGCATCACGCAATCGCTCGTCCTCAGTCCCGTCTCACGCTACGATCTCTCCGACACCCAGCAGGTGCGCGAGATCGCTTGGAACTGGCTGATTCCCGCAATTTCTCGCGTTGTAGGTGTTGCGCCGGTTCGCTAGGTCAGCTCGCCGATCTCACCGTAGCCGCGGCTCGCTCGAAACACCCGATCAGGTCGAGGCGTGTGATCGTCCACATCCGGTCCACCGCATCCTCATTCGCCGTGAACCTCAGCATCGCAAGCCCTCGCATCGCAGCCAGCGCGGTGACAAACGCACCAGCAGAGCCTTCTGAGAGCGCAAACCTCGGGATGTACCGCGTGGCGATCAGTCGAATGTTCGCATTGAGTTCACGGTCGAAGCGCCGCAGGTGTGTCCGGATGTCTGGGTCGGTCCGTCCTGCCACCCATAGCTCGATGGCGGCGGTAAACAAAGGCCCGCGATGGAATTCCCACAGCCGATCGAGCAGCATTTCGAGGTTGTCGGTGTCGTCGCCAAGCATCGGTGCCAACGAATGCTCGACTTCATCGGTCATTCGCTGCGCCAGATGATCGAGAGACTGGACCAGCAGGTCTGCCTTGGAGACGAAATAGTGCGATTGTGCGCCACGCGATACCCCGGCGAGGCGCACAATCTCATTGGTGGTCAGTCGGGTGTAGCCATCCTTGATCAGTGTCTGAATGGTCGCGTCCATCAACGCCGCCCGCGTGCTGGCCCGCCGCTCGGCCTGGCTCCTCCGGCTAGTTGCTGGTGTGCTCATCGACGCCCTGCCCCTTACCGTCCGCTACCGCAGTAACAAACGTGCCATCCTGTTTCTATTGAGCATACCGCCATTACACTCATGTTGGTATCAACCCGACTACGCAGTCAGAAGCGCAGACGATAAGCATTCCTGCACGTATACATGTTGCACCCGATGAAACACGCAACACGATCGCCGATGTGTTACTTCTGCCCCATCGCCGCCAGCCCGTCCAAAATATAGGAGAGGCCAAAGTCTGGGCCGTAATCCTGCAATGTTCCAGTACTACAGCCCAACTGGCGCAGTCCCATCAGATTGCATATCTCCTTGCCCACCGTCTCATCAAAGATGATCTTGTCGGTCAGTCCGCGTACCCGAATTGAACCGTTGTCCTGATCGATGATGTTGTAGATGTTCTCCATGGCCAGCGGCAACACGTCGATGACTTCTGCGAGGTCGCGTTGATGCTCGGTCATAGACTTGAAAGCTTTGCCTCCATTGAGGATTGATTGTTTAATGTGATCACGGTTTGCTTCGAGAACATCGCCTATTTGTTTGACCACGTCGGTGAGCGTCTTCCCTGTGTTTCCTGTTCCAAGGCTCTCATCGTCGATGATCTCACTGAGCGCGTGGATAGAAGCGGCGAACTCGCGCAGCGTGGCGTCATTCTGCGCAGTCGCATCCATCAACGCATTGATGTTCCTAATGATCGTGGTGAGCTCTGCACTGGTGAGCGCACCGCCATCGCCACTTGGGCGCAACGCTTTTGACAGCTCATCGAGCGCAGCCTTGATCTTCAGCCCGTTGCCGTCGGCAACACCGGCGCCTGCGTTAACGATATCCGCGACTGGCCCCTGGCCCTTGCCGTCGCCGGCAAGCGATACGGACAGTTTGTCGAGAACGCCCACGACGCGATCGAACTCGACAGGTGTTTTTGTCCGGTCCAGACCGATAGTGTCGTGATCGTTGAGGAGCGGACCGCCCCGGTATGGCGGTGTCAGTTCAATCTGCCGGTCGGTCAGGATCGATGTCGACACGGTGACCGCTTGCACATCGACGGGCACCTTCACGTTCTTGTCCACGGTGAACTGCACATCGACGTATCCCCCCTTGGGCGTTATCGTTTCGACTTCCCCGACCGGCATCCCCAATACCGCCACCACTCCGCCCTCGTACAGACCAGAAGCACTGTCAAACTGCGCCGTCACCGTGATGTGATCGCCTTGTCTGGCCACATACAGTAGGGGCGCCATCCCGGCAGCGCACACGGCGACTACGCCGAACCACTTCACGACCCGGATGACTCCACGTCGCGACGCCGCCGAACTACGGCGGGCCGCTCCGACAGCATCCCTGGACTTAGCGGTCATTTCCCAAGCAACCCCTTAGCGATATGAGTTACCTGCACCTCGTTGCTGCCGGCGTAGATCATCAGCGATTTAGCATCGCGAGCAAGCTGTTCCACCCGATACTCGGCCATATAGCCGTTGCCGCCGAAGAGCTGCACGGCTTCCATCGCTACCTCGGTGGCCGCCTGCGAGGAGTACAGCTTGATGGCCGATGCCTCAGCCAGTGAAGGCAGTGACCCGGTCTTGAGCTTCTCCAGTGTTTGGAAGACCATGTTCTGCACATTGATTCGTGCGATCTCCATCGTAGCCAGCTTCAACTGGATCAGTTGGAACTGGCCGATTTCCTTACCCCACAAGGTGCGAGTCTTCGCGTAATCGATACAAAGCCTGTGGCATTCGTTGATGATGCCGAGAGCCATAAGGGCGACCCCGACCCGCTCGCCGGCGAAGTTGGCTCGGGCACTTTCCCGCCCGTCTCCGCCGCTGTGAGTTTCCGACTCCCCAAGGAGTCTGTCAGGGGTCAGCCGAACGTTATCGAAGAAGAGCTCTCCTGTCGGCGACGACATCATGCCCATCTTCTTGAAAGGCAGGCCTTGCGTCAGGCCTGGCATTCCGCTGTCGAGCACGAATGTCAGCACCGGGCGGTCACGTTTGTCGATCTCACGATCACCGTCATCGAGCTTGGCGTAGACGATGATGACATCTGCCGCGGGACCATTGGTTATGAAGGTCTTCTGTCCGCTAAGGATGTAATCCTCACCATCTCGGCGGACAGTTGTCGTCATACCGCCAAACGCATCCGAGCCCGCATTGGGTTCCGTGATGGCCCATGCCGCGATCTTCTCCAGCGTCACAAGCTCCGGCAGCCAGCGCTCCTTTTGAGCGAGGGTTCCGCGGCTCATGATGGTGGCCGCACCAAGCCCGAGGCTCACCCCGATCGTGCTGAGCAGACCAATACTCACACCAGCCAGTTCGGACACCATCACCGCGACCATCGAAGCCTGAGGGCCGATTTCACCGAACCCAGCTGCGCCGCTGTGCGCGCGGTCGTTCTCGCTTTCGCGTCCTGCGTTCTCGGCTCGTCCACGCTGCCGATCGAGCATCGTCTTGACCGCTTCGGCGGCCATGACATCAAGCCCGAACTCGCTGAATAGCTTTCGCGCAAGAGGATAGGGAGAGATCTCCCCGCTTTCCAGCGCATCCAGGTGCGGTCTGATCTCCTTGTTGACGAAACCGCGGGCCGCTTCTTGCATTATCAGATCAGTGTCGGACCAGCCGATCATGAAATTCCTCCGATTACGGGTGACGAGACTGTCTCAGTGAGGCAGACGTACAGCGATATCCTCGATTTGCCAAACTTCATCGGTTTCAATGGTTTCAACGTCATGCCAACCCTGAAGTTGGGAGATGGCGCCGCCCTGCACCGCGTAGACCTGGCCGGTGACCGCGCATTTGTCGGAAGCCAAGTAGGCCACCAGCGGGGAGATGTTGGCCGGGCTAAACAGATCCGGTTCGCCGTCTTCGGGCTCTGCCATCAGTGCGCCCATTCCCGGTGTGGCCAAAGTCAGTCTCGTACGTGCGATGGGTGCGATCGCGTTGACCCGCACGCCGTAACGATCGAGCTCTTCGGCGGCAATCAACGTCAGCGCTGCGATGCCCGCCTTGGCGGCACCGTAATTGGCCTGCCCGGCATTGGGCAGTGTCAGCCCCGAACCGGAGGCGGTGTTGACCACCGCGGCATTCGGCTGGTCGCCGGCCTTGGACCGCGCCTTCCAGTAGTTCGCCGCGTGATGGATCACCGCGAAATGACCCTTGAGGTGTACCGCGAGCACGGCGTCCCACTCGGACTCTGCCATCGCGGGAATGAACGTATCGCGAAGAATACCCGCGTTGTTCACGACGATATCGAGGTGACCGAACTCCGAGACAGCCTGCTCCACGAGCTCCTTGGCGCCCTCCCAGGTGGCGACGTTGCTTGTATTCACAACGGCCGTGCCACCGTTGGCGCGAATGGTCTCGACCACTTCGTGCGCGGGCCCCTCGTCACTTCCTTCGCCACTGTTCGAACCGCCGAGGTCATTCACCACCACCGTGGCGCCCTCATCTGCAAACAGGAGAGCATGCTCACGACCAATTCCGCGACCTGCTCCGGTAATCAGAGCAACGCGGCCATCCAAAACGCCCATCGATTGGGTCTTCCTCTCTTGTGTCTTGATGTCAGTCGGCGATCTCGGCCAGACCGTCTGTAATCACGAAGTCGTCACCACGTGCAGTCTCGAAGGCATAGGTGGTAAAACCGTTGGCGCTGCCCTTTTTCCAGATCCGTGTCTCCAGCGAGTCCCCGGGGAGCACCATCTTGGAGAACCGGACCGCAAGACGGCCTAGCCGCGCGGTGTCGGATCCGGCCAGCTCCGTGAGCAGGGCCCACGATGTAAAGGCCATCGTGCAGAGCCCATGCGCGATGATTCCCGGCAGGCCCGCATCCCTGGCCACCTCCTCATCGAGATGGATGGGCATCGGATCACCCGAGGCGGCCGAGTAGCGGAACGTCTGGTCGAGATCGACCTGTTGAACAACCTTGGCCGCCGGCGATTCATTGCGTAGTGCGTCGACGAACTTGTGCTCGGGACTCAGTTCACCGACTTTCTTCCCCGCGTTGAATCCACGAACGAACGTCGTCACATACTGCTCGTTGACTAGTTCGCCACTCTCGTCGCGGCATTCGAGCTTGATCGCCGCTCGAGTACCGTTTTCGAGCCCCTCGTACCCGATCATCTTTCCGCGGGAGATCAACTTGTCGCCCGGCCGTATCGGCCGATGGAATCGAAAGTCCTGTTCCCCATGAACAACTCGCGGAATCAATTCGACCGGTAGCACGTCCACGGCAGGCATGAGCATTGCTTCGAAGACCGGCACAATCGCAAACACCGGCGGGGCGATATCGCCGCGGAGATGCTCCCGGATGGGGTCGTTGGTTGCGGCCGCATACTCGGCCAAGCGGTCACCAGTAACCTCAAAGCGCTCTTCGTCGGTCCACTGGTTCAGGCCACTGTCGTCGAATACAAGATCGTCAGGCATCTTCGGTGGCCCCGGCTACACCGACGCCAGGGCGTCGAGCTGATCCAGCGTCTTGTCGAGCTGCTTCATGCCGTCCTTTTCGACCGCCTTACCCAATGCGCCCTTGATCAGCGCACCGTTGAAATCGCCGCTGACGGTGAACCTCGATCCGTTGCCTGACGGTTCGATGGTGAACTGGAACTTCGCCTTGACACCTGCCATGCCGGTACCGCTCAACACAAGCGTGTTGGGTGCCTGAACCTCGTCCACAGCCCATTCGATCTTGTTGGCCATGTTGAGCATGACGATCTTGGCCGTTAACCTGGCTCCTGCGGTGAGCTCGGTGGGCGGCTCTTGCAGCCAACGCTCGTGCACGGTAAACCACTTATCCCAGGTCTGCGGATTAGACACTGTGGACCACAATGCTTCTGGGCTTGCGGCGAGTTCGCGGGTTGCTTCAATGTGTCCCATGACGGTTCTCCTTCGTACTTTTGTGGGTGATGTGTTCGGGATTGCGTGCAACGTGCGCGTTAGCGCTCGGCACGTTGATAAGCGGTGACGACAGCCGCGCCACCGAGACCGATGTTGTGCTGCAGGGCGGCCGTCACGTTGTCCACCTGTCGACGATCGGCGGTGCCACGCAGCTGCCAGGTCAGTTCGGCGCACTGGGCTAGTCCAGTCGCCCCCAGCGGATGGCCTTTCGAAATTAGTCCGCCCGAAGGGTTTACAACCCAACGCCCCCCGTAAGTGGTGTCATCGTTGTCGATAAGTTTGGCGGCCTCGCCCTCGGCACACAGACCGAGCGCTTCATAGAGCAGTAGTTCGTTGGCCGAGAAACAGTCGTGCAGCTCAATCACCTGGAAGTCCTCCGGACCCAGGCCCGCCTGCTCATAGACGCTGCGAGCGGCTGCGACATTCATGTGATATCCGATGAGCGCCTTACACGTGCCATCGAATGAATTCTCGTAGTCGGTTGTCATCGCCTGGCCCACAATCTCCACGGCTTGACTTGCGAGACCATGTTTCTCGACAAAGGATTCCGATGCCAAGATCGCAGCACCCGATCCGTCCGAGGTGGGTGAACACTGCAACTTGGTCAGCGGGTCGTACACCATACGCGAGGCAAGGATGTCGTTGAGTGTGTACGCGTCCTGGAACTGTGCGTACGGATTGTTCACTGAGTGCTTGTGATTTTTGTAGCCGATCTTGGCGAAATGCTCGGCGGTACTGCCGTGGTTCTTCATGTGCTCACGGCCTGCCGCCCCGAATAGCCATGGCGCGGGCGGGAACAGCACTTCACTGATTTCGGCGAGCGCCAGAAAGTGCTTCTGCATCGGCTGCTCACGGTCGTCGTAGGAAGCCTCCAACGAGCCCGGCTGCATCTTCTCAAATCCCAGTGCGAGCGAGCAGTCTGCCAACCCACCCCGGATCGATTGCGCTGCAAGGTAAAGCGCGGTCGATCCGGTTGAGCAGTTGTTATTGACGTTGACCACGGGAATACCCGTCATACCGAGCTCGTAGACGGCTCGCTGCCCAGACGTCGACTCCCCGTAGACATATCCGACGTACGCCTGCTCGACGAGGCGGTAATCGATCCCGGCATCGGCGAGCGCCTTGCCACCGGATTCGCGCGCCATATCGGGGTAGTCCCATTCCTCCCGGCTCCCCGGCTTCTCGAACTTCGTCATCCCGACACCAACGACGTAAACCTTGTTTGGCACCGCTGTCCTTCCATCCGAGGTCATCGCGTGATCACGTTGACCTGTTGAATCGGAAACATACAGACTGGTTGGTATGTTGTCAACGATTGATTCAGCTGCGCGATCCTGTTCGCACCAGCTCAGAGGATCTTAAATACCCTTGTATCTGCGCAAAATGGTCTTTCGTGAGGCTCGAGATAGACGGTAGGTCCTGGTTTGACGCATGAAACAAACATTGTTGTTGGTTTTTAATGTGATCGCCTGGCGAGCACGCGGAGTCGAGGAACGCCTCCAGGTTTAGCCTGGGGTATTTCTCACACGGGCCCAGACAAGCACCGGACCAGACTTGGGCGCTTCAGTTTGACGAGATCCCTTGGCGGCAATCGATTGCGTGCACGGCTACCCGGCCGGTGGTAGATAGCGCACGGAAAGCTCCGTCGCCATTCTCGTTGCAGGTGATGTTGCGGTACTTGGCGCTTCGGCTCATGTTGTAGCCGAAGATATCGATGGTGCCGAGTTCCTCGTTGTAGGTGAATCCAACGGGGCTCACCTGGGGTGCGCCGTCGGGCCGGATGGTTGCAAGCCGACCGAGGTCGGCGTCCTTCATGAAGGCGATCTCATCGGTTCTAAATGCCATACCCACGACGCTAATGTCTCAACTCCACTTGAGTTCAAGTCCCGCTTCACCGATAGGTCTCGACGAAGTCGCTGAGCTCGGGAGCGCCGGGTTCCGAGCTCAGACCACACCGCCTCCCTGCTTTATACCCCAACGGGGTATAAAGCAGGGAGGGTGGGCAACCTGACGTGGCTCAAGGCTTCCCGGCCAGACATGCACCCAACATCCGGCCACCTCAAAGAAACTACGCCCTCGCGGGGGCGTGCCCAAATAGAACCAGGAGGGTCGACAGGCGCTTGCCATATACCCCCTACCGGTATAAGGTTCCCCACTATGTCGCCTTTACCTGGACAAAGGAGTCTGACCCCAGGACACGGCGGCCACGTGACTACCCGATGCGACCCGGATCCTCGTTGGGGTGTCACGAGCACCACCCGTGCCCAGTGCCGACCCTTTGGTCGCCGGGCGGAGTGCTTCTTCTGGATCTGGGCTAACTGCGAGAGGTAATCGTGATGTTGTTTTCGATTCTCAAACGGACGTGGCTGGTCCTGGCCGTTGTGATCGTGCTAGCTGTTGCCAGCGCATCGATTTGGCAGGTGCGGGGACGATTCGGCGTGGGTCGCCAGGCATCCACCGCGGTCAATGGAATTGGCTCCGAGGTTGTTCAGTTCAACCCGAAGAACATCACCTACGAGATCTTTGGCGCCGTCGAGCAATCCGGATCGCTCAACTACCTCGATGTGGGAACCCTGCCGAACCGGGTCGATTTCACCGCCCTGCCGTGGTCGCATACGGAGACAACGGTGCAGACCGCAGCAGTCGCCAGCGTCATGGCGCAGACTGACGGCAACTACATTGGCTGCCGCATCAGGGTCAACGACGTGGTTCGCTCCGAACACTCGGTCACTGCCGAACACGCAGCCGTCTCGTGCACGGTGCTGTCCGCATGAGCAACAGTCACGCCAAACGGCCGCTCTTCGCGAAGATCATCCGGAAGCTATCGATACCAATAATCCTGCTATGGGTTGCGGTGGTGATGGCGCTGAATGGGGCCGTCCCACAGATCGAAGAAGTCATCAATCAGCGTGCGGTACCACTGGTTCCCGATGATGCACCGTCATCCGTCGCGATGATGCGAATTGGCGAGGCCTTCAAGGAATCCGACACCAACAGCGTGGCCATGATCGTGTTGGAGAGTGAGAATCCTCTAGGCGACGAAGCGCATCAGTACTACGACACTCTGGTAAGTCGGCTGTCGGAAGACAAAGAGCATGTCCAATACATCATGGACCTGTGGGGGAACCCCACGACCGCGGCCGGAAACCAGAGTGCTGACGGAAAGTCGTCGTATGTTCTCATCCGGCTCGCCGGCAGCGCCGGCGCAGCGCTCGGCAATGAGTCCATAGATTCGGTTCGGAAAACAGTCGACAGTGTCCCTCTCCCCCAAGGGCTGAAGTCACATGTGACCGGTTCAGCACCGCTCGCCACGGACTCACAGCGCAGTGCCGACGCCAGCCTCAATCGGATGATGTTCGCCACGATCGTGATGATCACGGTGATCCTCATTTTCGTGTACCGCTCTATCGCAACCATGCTCATGGTGCTGGCCACGGTCATGATCGAGTTGATGGCAAGCCGAGGAATCGCTGCACTCTTCGGACATGTTGGGATAGCGCAAGTTTCATCATTCACTACCTCGATGCTGGTGTCACTTGTCATCGGTGCGGGTACTGATTACGGCATATTCTTACTGGGCAGATATCAGGAAGCCCGCCAACGCGGCGAGGACAGAGAGACCGCCTACTACACAGCGTTCAGTGGTGTAGCCCATGTGATTCTGGGGTCCGGTCTTGCTATTGCCGGGGCGACATTCTGTCTGAGTTTCACCCGACTCAACTACTTCCGCACCATGGGCATCCCCTGCTCCATGGGTCTGCTCGTTGCCGTGACGGCCGCTCTTACGCTTGGACCCGCGCTGCTGACCGTGGGCAGTCACTTCGGGTGGTTTGATGCGAAGCGGCCCATCAAGACTCGGCGCTGGCGGCGCATCGGCGCCAGCGTGGCCCGTTGGCCCGTGCCGATCCTGATTGCTAGCGCTACCGCCGTGCTCGTTGGTGTGATTACCCTGCCAACGCTGCGGATCAGCTACAACGAGCGCGAACATCAGCCCACGAACACGCTATCCAATGTTGGGTATCAGGCCGCCGATAGACATTTCCCGCAAAGCAAGCTCTCCCCCGAAATGCTCCTGATAGAGGCCGATCACGATCTGCGGAACTCGACAGACATGCTCGCCCTCGACCGGGTAGCCAAGAACATCTTCCGTGTGCCGGGTGTCGCGATGGTGCAGAGCGTCACCCGCCCCCTGGGAACGCCACTGGAACACAGCTCCTTACCGTTCTCCCTCGGGTATATGGGCAGCAAAATCGGCGAGAACATCCAGTTCATCGACGATCGGATGGCCGATATGACAATCATGTCGGACACCCTGACAAACATGATCACGCTTACCCGACGCATGCAGGCCCTCACCAATGAGCAAGCAGCGGCTGCCGCGCTGGGGCACGAATCGTCGAAGTCAATGCGCATCATTGCCGGCGAGATGCGAGATCAACTCGCGAATGTTGATGACTTCTTTCGACCACTGCGAAACTACTTCTATTGGGAGAACCACTGTTTCGACATACCGGTCTGTAGTGCACTCCGGTCGGCCTTCGACCTCTTGGATGGACTCGACAAGATGGTCGACGAGATCGATAACTCAGTGACAACCTCCGGAGTTCTCGCGACAGTACTGCCGCAGATGGCTGACCAATTCGGCGACATGATCGAGAACACATCCCGCATGCAGACATTGCTGCTCACGATGCAGAGCACCTTCCAGGGACTCATGCCTCAGATTTCCGACCTTGGTGGAAACATGCGAGATCTCGGAAGAAGTTTCGATGCGGCGAAGAACGACGACTTCTTCTACCTACCGCCGGAAGCCTTTGACAATCCAGACTTTCAGATCGACCTCAAGTTCTTCGTCTCACCAGATGGAAAAGCGGCGCGGTACATAGTCACTCACCAGGGTGAGGCCATGTCGGAGGAAGGTATAGCGCGCGCTCAAACGATCTACGAAACGGCACGTGAGTCGGTGAAGGGCACCACCCTGGCCGGCGCCAATGTCTACATCGGCGGGGCAGCAACGAACTTCTGGGATATCAAGGACGGCGCGCGGTACGACCTCGCTGTTGCCGCAATAGCAACCCTCGCTTTGATATTCGTCATCATGTTGGTGATAATCCGGAGTTTCGCCGCAGCGATCGTCATCCTCGGTACGGTGGTGTTCTCCTTCGCGGGAGCATTCGGATTGTCCGTTCTGGTTTGGCAGCATCTCCTCGGCAAGGATCTGAACTGGCTGGTTCTGCCGATCTCTTTCATCATCATGGTGGCCGTCGGATCTGACTACAACCTGCTGCTCATCTCCCGCTTGAAAGAGGAAGTCGGCGCGGGAATCAAGACCGGCCTGGTACGCGCCATGGGAAGCACTGGCGGAGTGGTG
This window encodes:
- a CDS encoding lipid-transfer protein — translated: MPNKVYVVGVGMTKFEKPGSREEWDYPDMARESGGKALADAGIDYRLVEQAYVGYVYGESTSGQRAVYELGMTGIPVVNVNNNCSTGSTALYLAAQSIRGGLADCSLALGFEKMQPGSLEASYDDREQPMQKHFLALAEISEVLFPPAPWLFGAAGREHMKNHGSTAEHFAKIGYKNHKHSVNNPYAQFQDAYTLNDILASRMVYDPLTKLQCSPTSDGSGAAILASESFVEKHGLASQAVEIVGQAMTTDYENSFDGTCKALIGYHMNVAAARSVYEQAGLGPEDFQVIELHDCFSANELLLYEALGLCAEGEAAKLIDNDDTTYGGRWVVNPSGGLISKGHPLGATGLAQCAELTWQLRGTADRRQVDNVTAALQHNIGLGGAAVVTAYQRAER
- a CDS encoding MmpS family transport accessory protein, translated to MLFSILKRTWLVLAVVIVLAVASASIWQVRGRFGVGRQASTAVNGIGSEVVQFNPKNITYEIFGAVEQSGSLNYLDVGTLPNRVDFTALPWSHTETTVQTAAVASVMAQTDGNYIGCRIRVNDVVRSEHSVTAEHAAVSCTVLSA
- a CDS encoding RND family transporter encodes the protein MSNSHAKRPLFAKIIRKLSIPIILLWVAVVMALNGAVPQIEEVINQRAVPLVPDDAPSSVAMMRIGEAFKESDTNSVAMIVLESENPLGDEAHQYYDTLVSRLSEDKEHVQYIMDLWGNPTTAAGNQSADGKSSYVLIRLAGSAGAALGNESIDSVRKTVDSVPLPQGLKSHVTGSAPLATDSQRSADASLNRMMFATIVMITVILIFVYRSIATMLMVLATVMIELMASRGIAALFGHVGIAQVSSFTTSMLVSLVIGAGTDYGIFLLGRYQEARQRGEDRETAYYTAFSGVAHVILGSGLAIAGATFCLSFTRLNYFRTMGIPCSMGLLVAVTAALTLGPALLTVGSHFGWFDAKRPIKTRRWRRIGASVARWPVPILIASATAVLVGVITLPTLRISYNEREHQPTNTLSNVGYQAADRHFPQSKLSPEMLLIEADHDLRNSTDMLALDRVAKNIFRVPGVAMVQSVTRPLGTPLEHSSLPFSLGYMGSKIGENIQFIDDRMADMTIMSDTLTNMITLTRRMQALTNEQAAAAALGHESSKSMRIIAGEMRDQLANVDDFFRPLRNYFYWENHCFDIPVCSALRSAFDLLDGLDKMVDEIDNSVTTSGVLATVLPQMADQFGDMIENTSRMQTLLLTMQSTFQGLMPQISDLGGNMRDLGRSFDAAKNDDFFYLPPEAFDNPDFQIDLKFFVSPDGKAARYIVTHQGEAMSEEGIARAQTIYETARESVKGTTLAGANVYIGGAATNFWDIKDGARYDLAVAAIATLALIFVIMLVIIRSFAAAIVILGTVVFSFAGAFGLSVLVWQHLLGKDLNWLVLPISFIIMVAVGSDYNLLLISRLKEEVGAGIKTGLVRAMGSTGGVVTTAGLVFAFTMLAMVVSDLRTVGQVGSTICIGLLLDTLVVRSFMVPAIATILGRWFWWPHRIDRTPTEITV